TGCAGATTATTCAACGGCAAAGAGTGGGAAAGTAAACGCTACGATTAGGAATATGCATAGCCCGATAATTCATAGAGCCATTGGCCACACTACAAGTTCGCCCTCCCTTGAAATAACCCAACAATGGCAGAACCGAAATATATCTCCAGCCTCAGCTAGAATGTCTTTCCAGGCAACTGCAGTGAAGGTTTTATGGACAACGACGCTATCTCTAACCCTTGAGGTTTCCGGAGGCCGCGCTCAAGCGTTATCTTGATGCAACTATGATGGTATATGATATTATATTTTCTATATTTGCCGTAGCATTACTAGTGGCCTTGACACTATTCCTGATAAAAGCGGTGTCCTTTATAAAAGGGGTACGGCAAGACATAAAAGACATAAAAGGAGAAGTTACTGGCAAGGGGAATTCTTCCAATAAATTCCAGGATTTAGATATTGAGTGATAACTGTATTTCACAGGTAATATAGTTACCGCTCCTAGTGGTGAACGTTCAAGACCTGCACCACTGTTGAGTCGGAGTTTTAGGTGTTGAACTTTACTGTCTGCGTGCTAGTGCTCGCGTCACCTTTTCTCCTGCCCTCATGCATACCGGGAATCAGCCGACGATTAAAGGCAGGAGTCTCCGATGTGCTGACTCCAGACGGTGTGGTGCTTCACGCTTCGTTGTCTTTCGCCCAATTTACTAGCTCTCTGGTGCGATTTTAGCCCCCTCCGGCCACCAACCGCTGCCCACACAGTGTCGAGCAGTCCTTTAGCTTCGTAGATCGCATCCAAGTGCCCACCAAACAGGGGTCAAGCACGATAGAGAGTTATAATGATACTTCTCCACCCGGTGACAGGTTCTATTGAATAATGCAGTTTGACGATTCTTTTCCGCTTTCGCTCATCCAGATTAATCGAGTACGACTAGGAAAAGTTGAGGGAAAATCATCTTCGGCATCTAGCTCTAGCTTTGCAGCAATTTGCATTACTGGGTCTTTTTTATCATCTTCCTCTTTTTCTGGTACCTCAACGATGGTCGTGAAAATGAAAACGGAGTAATTTTCTTTCTCTGAGTCCGACAACTCTTCTCCAAATCCGACAATTTCATCAATAAGGAGACTAAATATCGGCTCGGTCTGGCCTAAGAGGTAAGCTTGTTCGGATGCTAAAAGAACCTTATGAGACTGTCTTACACGTTCTACTGCTTCCTGATATTTCTCTTTCGCTTTGGGCAGAGATTCGAATGGACAGACGAATTTCGTTATATAGCACCAAATGTGGACGCTTGGATTTAAACTTTTATTTAGCATATATTTCTATATTATCTTGGAGTCCAGTTAGTGCTATAAGCACCGTTTTGCCTGTATTGGCCAATTGTCTTACAGTGTCTCTTAGCATGATTGTCACCGAATCTGGAAACGAAGTTATTTGCTTCTTTTTCAGCCTTTTCTGGATCATTTTTATGGTTTCCGATGACGAAACCAACAACTGGGTTACCTGTTGTATTCTGATGGACTTGGCACTTCACCGTATACATCCCTCTATTATTCTTAGTCCGTGGGTCGTCTGGACCCAGCCCATATGCTAGGGGAGCTAAACAACTCAGTGCGACTAGAATGGATAAGATTCCAGCGTGATTTTTACAACTCTTTTCATAGTTCAGCAGCCCTCAGTTAGCAAAGGAAAACGCCATCGATTCGGCCTGTGGCAACGCCAATATTAGTACGTGTCCCTGGTTGAATTGATTTGCATTGAGTGTCGAGCCCGAAGGCTAGCACCACTTTTACTCGTTGTGGGTCGCTTCCTCCACAATTGTTATAAACTTGGACGAATCCCTTTTCTGCTCGCGCTACAATGCAATTTGGTGCTGGAACAGCAGCCATAGTTGTTAGGGTAGCTTCGGTACTGCGAACTTCGGACCCTGCGAAGAGAACTTCGGCAACTTCACCTTTGGCAAATCTTGCGCTTTGACCCGGTTCTAGTTCGGCAACTTTTAATTGGTTGGTTGATAGATTGAAAGTGGGCGTTTCGGTAGCAGTTGCAGTCGCAGTGGTAGCTGTAGAAGTAGCAATGAAGCCCGCGGTGATTATCGCTACTTTCCTAAGAAATAAAGACATTATTCTCCAACCCTGATAGCTTACTTTTCCAGAAACTTATTCGATCGCCTGAGAGCCGTCAAGAGGTTGTTCAGATTTAAATCTTAGCCAACCATTATTAGGGGCGTGCGCATTCCAAGAGTGCTGATGCATTACTGAGGTTGAGTCGTTGCTGCCATTCTGCATAAGACCAGGTTGCTGAAGCGTAAACGGACCGCCTCAGCGTAAAGTTTCTCAGGTATCGTTCCGTTTCAGTAGATGGGGAAATCTGGAACATGCCAAGGAAATTTGATCAGGATGCCAAGGAACGTCCGGTCCGTCTCGTGGAAGATCGCATCTCGGCGGAAAATACGTCGATGCACCCCGCGTGCCAGGCAGCAGCCCCAAAGTTGGGGTTTCATGGCATACGGCCCGTCTTTGGACTTAACCCTGCCCGCAGTGCCGGGGACATACCAGAGTCCAAACCTGAAGATTTGGCTGCCGAAAACGCAATGCTAGACCGTGTAAATCACCAGCTACACGAAACTAATGAACTTCTGAAGGCTGCCCGAGTTTTTCGCGTCATAACTCGACCCAAAATGTGGGAAATGATCCGATTCATCGATAACTATCGAGATCTTTTCCTAGTCGAATGCATGTGCACCGGCGTTATAAAATAACCGGGCTGGTCAATCGTTTTTATTGTCTCGCATGATTATCGCCAATCCACAGGCCACAACCCGAGGACTTTAGCGATCCTTACCGTCGCGACTGCGTGCAAGTTGAACACAGGAGTACTCTTCACCGTGATAACGACGGCCTCTTTGGCGCCGGCTAACATCCTAATCAAACCCCGAACTTCATACCGAGCCGGAGGCATAAACGTCTACACCACTACACGGGACTTGACCGTCCATATTAACGCAGTGCCCACGGTGGCACCGGTGAAAGATGAGCATGATGTGGTTGTCCCCCACGAAAAACATGACCTTCAACCCCCTGCGAGGCAAGACGGATGACTAACGAGTCTGGCTCCCGCAGCATGGCACTACACCCGCTGCGGGAGCCTTTGTCGTACTCACGCTGGGTTGTGCGCGCTGCATGGCCGCCGAGATTGGGCCAGCGGCAACGCACTTTGCTTACTGGCTAACCACACCGCACGATGGGTTGTGGATCGTAGACCGTGGTCTTGGTCTCGCGGGAAAGCTCCTTGCCGCTGAGATCCTTGATGATGCGGGTATCGGACGTCGTAAAGCCCGGGGCACCGGATGATGGCGAACAGTCGCTGCCTGGCACGGACCTCGGTTGTGGCTCGGTCTTGGCCCAACGGCCGTTATTGATGGATTCCACCTCTACCGTCTTGGTGCCTTTCAAGCGGACGGTGATCTCACCGCCGCCAAAATTAGTCTCGATCTGCACTGGGGTATTGAAAGTATTGGTAAATTGCAGGTCAATGGCGCCCTCGTACACGGTAGCCTCGCGGCCGGCCGGGTAGCGGGAAATGTAGTACGAGTGCGGGGTGTGCGCGGTATCCTGCATGCCCGCGAAGTACGCGGCGTTATACAGCGTGGTGGCGAACTGGGAGATGCCACCGCCCACGGCGGTACCGGAATGGCCGTCGATGATGATGCCGGATTCCACATAGCCCTGCGCGGTGCCGCGGGGGCCGGTATAGCCGTTGAGGGAGAAGGTCTCACCTGGGTTCACCACGGCACCGTTGACCTCTTGGGCCACCAGCTGAATATTGCGCCCGGAGGCAGAAGAGAATCCACCGGTGGAGAACTCGCCCACGGTATCGTTAAACGTCGCGTTTTCGGCGTCCTCGGTGGTGAACTCGGCTGGGTCTGGCTTGTAGGTTGCGTCCCACTCGCGGTCATCGCCAGTCACACGCTTATCAAAGCCCTCCATGGTCGGCTTCCAGTCAATAATCTCGCCGTCCTGGGAGGGCGTGACCTGCTTGGAGCCACCAGCGAATTTCACTTTGGCGTTCACGCCAGGCACATCGGCGCCATCGGTGCGCTCTTGCAGCAATTGCTGCGCGCGGTTGCTATCAACCACTAGGTGCAGCCGACCATCCTTTTTCTCAATGCTGGTGAACTGGGAAATCTCCGGCTTATTCAGCGTTGCGGTGACGTTATTTTTCGCCTTCAAGGTCAGCGGATTATCCAGGGCCTTGGCGGCGTCACCGGTACGCATCTTTTCAATGGCCTCGTCATTAATGGCCGGCTCAATTTCTTCCGGCTCCACCTGCACGCCAGCCTTATCGAGCCAATTCGCTGCCACCGCATCGTGCAATTCGGTGCCTTCTACGGTCTGCCCCAACGTGGGATCGGTGACCTTGAGCTGACCATCATTAAGCTCCAGCATGCCATCGACCGGATCGGTAGAAAGCTCGTCTTTGACGCGGTCAAGGGTGGGCTGCAGCTTGCCATCATCCACATCGGTTTCAACCGGGATGTCTTCTGTAGAGCGAAAGAAACTAACCAACCGGGTAATGGGGTTGAGGGAAGGCTCCTCGATGCCATCGACGGCGGCCTGGTTATCCAGCGCCAGGCCGGATTCGGCAGGGGTAAATTCGGACTGCAGATCTCCTGCGGTCACGGTCACGGGCTGGGTCTCAACGCCCTTGAGCTCGTCCTCGAGCTTGGCCACGGCGGCGGTGCGCTCCATGGCGGAGATATCCACGCCGCCGACGGAGACGCTGCGCGGGATCTTGTCCTGGTTTGCTATGACATCCCAGGCATAAGCGATGCCCGCAATGAGGACGAAGCCAACGATCACGCCAAGCGTGATAAGCCAGCCCTTTGCACCGTTTTTTCCTTCTGCCTTCTTCACGCCTTAAAGGTTAACGGGTAAAGGGGCGTTTTTCCTAGTCGCTGTCCCCATCGTGTACGTGGCGGGCGGCATCGCCGAGGCGCTCAGGGGCCAGCCTGCCCTCATCCACGGCGCCCACGACGGCATCGATCACCGCATTAATATCGGCCTCGGTGGACCACAGGGGCATGTCGGCGCCGGCGGCGAGGGAGGTAATCACGGCATCGGCAAGCGGCAGCGAATCCGAAATCGCCGCCATGCCGCCAATGTCATCGGTATAGATGGTGCCGTCATACTGTAAGGTCTCGCGGGCAAGGCCGTAAGCTTCCGGCAGGATGGAGGCAGGAGTCTGGCCATCGCCCAGGCCCGGGACCGCGAGGTGGCCCATCATCAGCGCCGCATTCGGTGCTGCGGACATGGCATTCCGAAAGGGAATGAACTCATGGTTCTCAAGCTCTTCTAGCGGCGGGGKAATGGCCTCCGCCMGGKGGGKATCGCCCGAGGCACGGCCGTGGCCCGGGRAGTGCTTGAATACGGCCTTAACCCCGGCGGCATCCAGCCCGCGGGCGAAGGCGGCGCCGTATTCGCCGGCCTGCGCGGGGTCGGTGGAAAAGGCGCGGTCGCCCACAACCTCGAGGCCATCGCCATCGACATCGAGCACCGGCGCGAAGTCCACGTTGATGCCGTAGTCCATGAGCCGCTTGCCGATGTCCCCCGCCAGCTGTTCCACCGGCTCCGGCGAGTTGTCCGCCGCCATCTGCTGCGCGGAGGGGTATTCGCCCAAGATTTCAGAAAAACGCTGCACGCGCCCGCCCTCAAAATCGATGGCGACCTCGAAATCGCGGCCTAGTTCCGCGCGCAGGGCGTTAATATTGCGGCCCTCTTCTTCTAGCAAACCAGGATCCGCCCAGCTGGGGATGAAGATGCCTCCCACCCCGGCCTCCAGCTTGGCCTTGGCGTCCTCATAGCTGGTTGCCGGCGGCATGAGCACCGAAGCTGCGGTGGCGCGAATATCCTCCGGCGCCGGCGCTGGTGCCGCCTCGGTGGCGGGCGCGAAGGTATCGGGTGATGAGGACGCGGGAGCGGCAGATTCGTGCGACTTGTCCTCGTCCGAGGCGGAATTAGAGCAGGCGCTCAGCACCGCCACGAGGCCCAAACTGACAATGATGCGGGAATATGTCATGCCTTCCAGTGTGCAGGATTCCTCGCGAACTGTCCTAGGCGGTGGGTAGACTAGTGACATGAGTAACGGCAAAACAATGTTAATTGCCTATGATGGCACCGAACGCGCCGACCGCGCCCTGGAGTACGCCGCCCAGCTTTTGCGCCCCTCCACGGTGGAAATCCTCACCGCGTGGGAGCCGGTGGCCCGCCAAACCGCGCGCGCCGTCAGCCGCACAGGCATGCACCAGTCCACCGTGTCCCCCGATAGCGTGGAAGACGATCCGGCTTACGAAGAAGCGCTGAAGATCTGCCGCCAGGGCACCCAATTGGCCGA
This is a stretch of genomic DNA from Corynebacterium accolens. It encodes these proteins:
- a CDS encoding VanW family protein, with translation MKKAEGKNGAKGWLITLGVIVGFVLIAGIAYAWDVIANQDKIPRSVSVGGVDISAMERTAAVAKLEDELKGVETQPVTVTAGDLQSEFTPAESGLALDNQAAVDGIEEPSLNPITRLVSFFRSTEDIPVETDVDDGKLQPTLDRVKDELSTDPVDGMLELNDGQLKVTDPTLGQTVEGTELHDAVAANWLDKAGVQVEPEEIEPAINDEAIEKMRTGDAAKALDNPLTLKAKNNVTATLNKPEISQFTSIEKKDGRLHLVVDSNRAQQLLQERTDGADVPGVNAKVKFAGGSKQVTPSQDGEIIDWKPTMEGFDKRVTGDDREWDATYKPDPAEFTTEDAENATFNDTVGEFSTGGFSSASGRNIQLVAQEVNGAVVNPGETFSLNGYTGPRGTAQGYVESGIIIDGHSGTAVGGGISQFATTLYNAAYFAGMQDTAHTPHSYYISRYPAGREATVYEGAIDLQFTNTFNTPVQIETNFGGGEITVRLKGTKTVEVESINNGRWAKTEPQPRSVPGSDCSPSSGAPGFTTSDTRIIKDLSGKELSRETKTTVYDPQPIVRCG
- a CDS encoding glycoside hydrolase family 3 N-terminal domain-containing protein, producing MTYSRIIVSLGLVAVLSACSNSASDEDKSHESAAPASSSPDTFAPATEAAPAPAPEDIRATAASVLMPPATSYEDAKAKLEAGVGGIFIPSWADPGLLEEEGRNINALRAELGRDFEVAIDFEGGRVQRFSEILGEYPSAQQMAADNSPEPVEQLAGDIGKRLMDYGINVDFAPVLDVDGDGLEVVGDRAFSTDPAQAGEYGAAFARGLDAAGVKAVFKHXPGHGRASGDXXXAEAIXPPLEELENHEFIPFRNAMSAAPNAALMMGHLAVPGLGDGQTPASILPEAYGLARETLQYDGTIYTDDIGGMAAISDSLPLADAVITSLAAGADMPLWSTEADINAVIDAVVGAVDEGRLAPERLGDAARHVHDGDSD
- a CDS encoding universal stress protein, coding for MSNGKTMLIAYDGTERADRALEYAAQLLRPSTVEILTAWEPVARQTARAVSRTGMHQSTVSPDSVEDDPAYEEALKICRQGTQLAESLGLAGRAHLVESATTISSAIVDAAHELDVDVIVTGTRALTGFRAWWTNSTADQIVRNAGLPVFIVPQENDEDADDDDPEYF